The Microbacterium luteum genome includes a region encoding these proteins:
- a CDS encoding DUF3046 domain-containing protein — MRRSEFRRAVDDEFGPRGGALLDDLIIPGIGDRTATAALDAGVPPREVWIALCIEMNVPPERRHGVGRLEPRR, encoded by the coding sequence ATGCGGCGCAGTGAATTCCGTCGCGCCGTCGACGATGAGTTCGGTCCCCGTGGCGGGGCGCTCCTCGACGATCTGATCATCCCGGGGATCGGCGACCGCACGGCGACGGCCGCGTTGGATGCCGGCGTGCCGCCGCGCGAGGTGTGGATAGCGCTCTGCATCGAGATGAATGTTCCGCCGGAGCGACGGCACGGTGTCGGGCGACTCGAACCGCGTCGCTGA
- the dapF gene encoding diaminopimelate epimerase, giving the protein MPQTVAFTKGHGTGNDFVVIADPDGALDLTDDHVAILCDRRFGIGGDGLLRVIRSTSIDEGAAAAASGAEWFMDYRNADGSVAEMCGNGTRVFAKYLVDTGLASLEEPLRIGTRAGVKTLTRSTLGFEVDLGRWDVDDDDVLVRARGLSVPRPGQHADLGNPHVVVALSSVEELQDLDLTVAPILDPAPPAGANVEFVVPEDPLVHDGVGRIRMRVFERGVGETLSCGTGVAAAALAVRHWAGAGAPEQWSVDVPGGRLGLRLVPHADGSHVLLSGPAALVYTGEITLA; this is encoded by the coding sequence ATGCCGCAGACCGTCGCGTTCACCAAGGGCCACGGCACGGGGAACGACTTCGTCGTGATCGCCGACCCCGACGGTGCGCTCGATCTCACCGACGACCATGTCGCCATCCTGTGCGATCGCCGCTTCGGCATCGGAGGAGACGGCCTGCTGCGCGTCATCCGCTCGACGTCGATCGACGAGGGCGCCGCCGCCGCCGCCTCCGGAGCGGAATGGTTCATGGACTATCGCAACGCCGACGGCTCGGTGGCCGAGATGTGCGGCAACGGCACGCGGGTGTTCGCGAAGTACCTCGTCGACACCGGCCTGGCGTCCCTGGAAGAGCCCCTGCGCATCGGCACGCGCGCGGGCGTGAAGACCCTGACGCGCAGCACCCTCGGATTCGAGGTCGACCTCGGCCGGTGGGATGTCGACGACGACGACGTGCTCGTGCGCGCCCGCGGGCTGAGCGTCCCGCGACCGGGTCAGCACGCCGACCTCGGCAACCCCCATGTGGTCGTCGCGCTGTCGTCGGTGGAGGAGCTGCAGGACCTGGACCTCACCGTGGCCCCGATCCTCGATCCCGCGCCGCCGGCGGGAGCGAACGTCGAGTTCGTCGTGCCCGAAGACCCTCTCGTCCACGACGGTGTCGGCCGCATCCGGATGCGCGTGTTCGAACGGGGCGTGGGGGAGACCCTCAGCTGCGGAACGGGTGTCGCCGCCGCCGCGCTCGCCGTTCGTCACTGGGCCGGAGCCGGCGCGCCCGAGCAGTGGAGCGTGGATGTCCCCGGCGGTCGTCTCGGCCTGCGCCTCGTGCCGCACGCCGACGGCTCGCACGTGCTGCTCTCAGGTCCGGCCGCCCTCGTCTACACCGGCGAGATCACCCTCGCCTGA
- a CDS encoding helix-turn-helix domain-containing protein has product MILVRQEIGEVLRDFRQQKGQTLRQVASRASVALGYLSEVERGQKEASSEILASLAEALDVPISTIMREVGDRLSVLEGLQTFPDVVPDDLVASVDAELTLR; this is encoded by the coding sequence ATGATCCTTGTGCGTCAGGAGATCGGGGAAGTCCTGCGGGACTTCCGTCAGCAGAAGGGGCAGACCCTCCGCCAGGTCGCCAGCCGCGCGAGCGTCGCGCTCGGCTACCTCAGTGAGGTGGAGCGCGGCCAGAAGGAGGCCTCGAGCGAGATCCTCGCCTCACTGGCCGAGGCTCTCGACGTGCCGATCTCCACGATCATGCGCGAGGTGGGCGACCGCCTGTCCGTGCTCGAGGGTCTGCAGACGTTCCCCGACGTGGTTCCCGACGACCTCGTCGCTTCCGTCGACGCCGAGTTGACGCTCCGGTGA
- the recA gene encoding recombinase RecA, whose protein sequence is MPSPADREKALESALAQIDRQFGKGSVMRLGSDERAPVEIIPTGSIALDVALGVGGLPRGRIIEIYGPESSGKTTLTLHAIANCQRVGGIAAFIDAEHALDPDYAQKLGVDIDALLVSQPDTGEQALEIADMLIRSGAIDLVVIDSVAALVPKAEIEGEMGDSHVGLQARLMSQALRKLTGGLNTTKTTAIFINQLREKIGVFFGSPETTAGGKALKFYASVRLDIRRIETLKDGSDAVGNRTRVKIVKNKMAPPFKQAEFDILYGVGISREGSLIDFGVEHGIVKKSGAWYTYDGEQLGQGKENARNFLIKNADIAADIETKIKEKLGIGQPRVEASADELAARRPA, encoded by the coding sequence ATGCCATCACCCGCTGACCGCGAGAAGGCCCTCGAATCGGCTCTCGCCCAGATCGACCGCCAGTTCGGCAAGGGGTCGGTCATGCGCCTGGGCAGCGACGAACGCGCCCCGGTCGAGATCATCCCGACCGGATCGATCGCGCTCGACGTGGCGCTCGGCGTCGGCGGGCTTCCCCGCGGGCGCATCATCGAGATCTACGGACCGGAGTCGTCGGGTAAGACGACGCTGACCCTGCACGCCATCGCGAACTGCCAGCGCGTCGGCGGGATCGCCGCGTTCATCGACGCGGAGCACGCCCTCGACCCCGACTACGCGCAGAAGCTCGGCGTCGACATCGATGCGCTCCTCGTGTCGCAGCCCGACACAGGAGAGCAGGCGCTCGAGATCGCCGACATGCTGATCCGTTCCGGTGCCATCGACCTCGTCGTCATCGACTCCGTTGCGGCTCTCGTGCCGAAGGCCGAGATCGAAGGAGAGATGGGCGATTCCCACGTGGGTCTGCAGGCGCGTCTGATGTCGCAGGCGCTGCGCAAACTGACCGGTGGGCTCAACACCACCAAGACCACCGCGATCTTCATCAACCAGCTGCGTGAGAAGATCGGCGTCTTCTTCGGCTCGCCCGAGACCACCGCGGGCGGAAAGGCGCTGAAGTTCTACGCCTCCGTGCGCCTGGACATCCGTCGCATCGAGACGCTGAAGGACGGCTCCGACGCGGTCGGAAACCGCACGAGGGTGAAGATCGTCAAGAACAAGATGGCCCCGCCGTTCAAGCAGGCCGAGTTCGACATTCTCTACGGTGTCGGTATCTCTCGAGAGGGAAGCCTGATCGATTTCGGCGTGGAGCACGGCATCGTCAAGAAATCGGGAGCCTGGTACACCTACGACGGTGAGCAGCTCGGCCAGGGCAAAGAGAACGCCCGGAACTTCCTGATCAAGAACGCCGATATCGCGGCAGACATCGAGACGAAGATCAAAGAGAAGCTCGGGATCGGCCAGCCCCGCGTCGAAGCGTCGGCCGATGAGTTGGCCGCGCGTCGCCCGGCCTGA
- a CDS encoding CinA family protein: MNDAPTNDAATLVEALRRRGWSLATAESLTGGLVCAELTAVPGASDVVRGGVVAYATELKAELLDVAGDLLAAHGPVHPDVAAAMAEGVRRRLGADVGLATTGVAGPTPQGESPVGRVYVAVATPNGRRVEELSLQGGRDQIRQRSVDRALALATSIV; encoded by the coding sequence ATGAACGACGCGCCGACGAACGACGCGGCGACGCTCGTCGAGGCGCTGCGGCGGAGAGGATGGTCCCTCGCCACCGCTGAATCGCTCACCGGCGGACTGGTGTGCGCGGAGCTGACCGCCGTGCCGGGAGCATCAGACGTCGTGCGCGGTGGCGTCGTGGCCTATGCGACGGAACTCAAGGCAGAACTCCTCGATGTCGCCGGCGATCTCCTTGCCGCGCACGGTCCGGTTCATCCGGACGTGGCGGCCGCGATGGCCGAGGGCGTGCGGCGACGGCTCGGTGCCGACGTGGGCCTGGCGACGACGGGCGTCGCCGGTCCTACTCCGCAGGGCGAATCTCCCGTGGGCCGGGTCTACGTCGCCGTGGCGACGCCGAACGGCCGCCGTGTCGAAGAGCTCTCGCTGCAGGGTGGGCGCGACCAGATCCGTCAGCGAAGCGTCGACCGCGCGCTCGCGCTCGCGACATCGATCGTCTGA
- the pgsA gene encoding CDP-diacylglycerol--glycerol-3-phosphate 3-phosphatidyltransferase: protein MAVPRQLPNAITIVRILCAPVFLWMLLADDGADGGLRWAAAVLFVVAIATDGLDGHIARANDIVTDLGKLLDPIADKVLTGFAFVGLSILGELPWWVTIVILVREIGITIYRFVVVSDHVLAAAWMGKLKTVAQGVALALALLPLWTVLGDGIFWVNGVALAIAFVLTIASGVDYVVSEVRGARRPRR from the coding sequence ATGGCCGTTCCCCGTCAGCTCCCCAATGCCATCACGATCGTGCGCATCCTCTGCGCGCCGGTCTTCCTGTGGATGCTCCTCGCCGACGACGGCGCCGACGGTGGTCTGCGCTGGGCTGCCGCGGTCCTCTTCGTCGTCGCGATCGCGACCGACGGTCTGGACGGACACATCGCGCGGGCGAACGACATCGTGACCGATCTCGGCAAGCTGCTCGACCCCATCGCCGACAAGGTGCTGACCGGCTTCGCCTTCGTGGGGCTCTCGATTCTCGGTGAGCTTCCGTGGTGGGTGACGATCGTCATCCTGGTCCGCGAGATCGGCATCACGATCTATCGCTTCGTCGTCGTGAGCGACCATGTTCTCGCCGCCGCCTGGATGGGCAAGCTCAAGACGGTGGCACAGGGCGTCGCGCTGGCCCTCGCTCTGCTGCCGCTGTGGACCGTGCTCGGCGACGGGATCTTCTGGGTCAACGGCGTCGCGCTGGCGATCGCGTTCGTCCTCACGATCGCCAGCGGCGTCGACTACGTGGTGTCCGAGGTGCGCGGAGCGCGCCGACCCCGCCGATGA
- the miaB gene encoding tRNA (N6-isopentenyl adenosine(37)-C2)-methylthiotransferase MiaB, with amino-acid sequence MSMPSSAPTLIAPSPAATTADGRVRTYEVRTFGCQMNVHDSERLSGSLESAGYIRAELGDEADVIVINTCAVRDNAAGKLYGTLGHLKSRKDRHEGMQIAVGGCMAQMDKQAVIDKAPWVDVVFGTHNMGSLPNLLERARHNGEAELEILESLDVFPSTLPTKRDAVHSGWVSISVGCNNTCTFCIVPSLRGKEKDRRPGDILNEIRMLVDDGAIEVTLLGQNVNSYGVEFGDRQAFGKLLRAAGEIDGLERIRFTSPHPAAFTDDVIDAMAETPQVMPQLHMPLQSGSDRILKAMRRSYRSSKFLGILDRVRERIPHAAISTDIIVGFPGESDDDFEDTMRVVEQSRFASAFTFQYSIREGTPAATMPDQLPKAVVQERYERLVALQERISLEENHAQLGRELEVLVSTGEGKKDAETHRLTGRAEDNRLVHFEVPRGSEAPRPGDVVSVTVTHAAPFHLLADAPDGQPLRIRRTRAGDAWDRSQAESCGVPATSAGDGPRAVSLGLPSLRIGG; translated from the coding sequence ATGTCCATGCCCTCCTCCGCGCCGACGCTGATCGCACCCTCTCCTGCCGCCACGACCGCCGACGGTCGAGTTCGCACCTATGAGGTGCGAACGTTCGGCTGCCAGATGAACGTGCACGATTCCGAGCGTCTCTCCGGGTCCCTCGAGAGCGCCGGGTACATCAGAGCGGAACTCGGCGACGAGGCCGACGTGATCGTCATCAACACCTGCGCGGTGCGTGACAACGCCGCCGGCAAGCTCTACGGCACGCTCGGGCATCTGAAGTCACGCAAGGACCGCCACGAGGGCATGCAGATCGCTGTGGGCGGCTGCATGGCGCAGATGGACAAGCAGGCGGTGATCGACAAGGCGCCGTGGGTGGATGTCGTCTTCGGAACCCACAACATGGGCTCGCTTCCGAATCTCCTCGAGCGCGCCCGTCACAACGGCGAGGCCGAGCTCGAGATCCTCGAGTCCCTCGACGTCTTCCCGTCGACGCTCCCGACCAAGCGCGACGCCGTTCACAGCGGATGGGTGTCCATCTCCGTCGGATGCAACAACACCTGCACCTTCTGCATCGTGCCGAGCCTGCGGGGCAAGGAGAAGGATCGACGCCCCGGCGACATCCTGAACGAGATCCGGATGCTCGTCGACGACGGGGCCATCGAAGTCACCCTGCTCGGACAGAATGTCAATTCCTACGGGGTCGAGTTCGGGGATCGCCAGGCATTCGGCAAGCTGCTTCGCGCCGCGGGGGAGATCGACGGCCTCGAGCGGATCCGTTTCACCAGCCCGCACCCGGCGGCCTTCACCGACGACGTCATCGACGCGATGGCCGAGACGCCCCAGGTCATGCCGCAGCTCCACATGCCACTGCAGTCAGGAAGCGATCGGATCCTCAAGGCGATGCGACGCTCGTATCGCAGTTCGAAGTTCCTCGGCATCCTCGACCGTGTGCGCGAGCGCATCCCGCACGCGGCCATCTCCACCGACATCATCGTCGGCTTCCCGGGGGAGAGCGACGACGACTTCGAGGACACGATGCGCGTCGTCGAGCAGTCCCGGTTCGCATCGGCCTTCACCTTTCAGTACTCGATCCGTGAGGGCACGCCCGCGGCGACCATGCCCGACCAGCTGCCGAAGGCCGTCGTGCAGGAGCGCTACGAGCGTCTCGTCGCCCTGCAGGAACGCATCAGTCTGGAGGAGAACCACGCCCAGCTCGGTCGCGAACTCGAGGTCCTCGTCTCCACCGGTGAGGGCAAGAAGGACGCGGAGACGCACCGCCTCACCGGCCGCGCCGAAGACAACCGCCTCGTGCACTTCGAGGTTCCGCGCGGGTCCGAGGCTCCGCGGCCCGGCGATGTCGTGTCGGTGACGGTGACGCATGCCGCGCCGTTCCACCTGCTGGCGGACGCTCCGGACGGGCAGCCGCTGCGCATCCGCCGAACGCGCGCAGGGGATGCCTGGGATCGTTCGCAGGCCGAATCGTGCGGTGTGCCGGCGACGTCCGCCGGCGACGGTCCCCGGGCGGTCTCCCTCGGGCTCCCGAGCCTGCGCATCGGCGGGTGA
- a CDS encoding LuxR C-terminal-related transcriptional regulator — translation MRAEGERTIIGDDRQPDRLLRHLHEGRSLLVFGSRGSGKSYLARALATLAEDAGWDPLVLRTGAVLCTVPFGAADACGDKRLEALRGTGDEPGQPVLIVVDDAHLLDEQTAQMLVRAAYRGTAKLVLTVTVPRARAAGHIAACDQRMALFEDMWNNDLAERVDLHELTDADAREMVRAHPTAGELDAAALARCVALADGSRALLREMLDRAVDVLRNDADPLDGLRDIPAHGRLGDTIRMHVTDLAPVHRICLAVLGHLPGLSATDAARFLPPTAVQELVAAGLIHDDGRLSHGLTANTVLAREAGRQVDPDSVDAILRAVSDHLLAPEGDWWSRPAAAHVAARWLHSGGTPPHTVPDERRDRVVLDAARAANDAGDPVLAKAYLAMASDTSTEEVILENRHAEAMLERRPIDFSPGAHGIASADVILRFLTLQPQAAIDACPRPDESETAVSARATLDVTAAQRALMSMQWHRAEARAARAARASPNARVRLGSALTHAMSLSMRGCGREAALVLTDLVDAHGWSTMASTVETSDRLVALCAEVMSRAVAGESIEPVRGRFEKEAIRASRENAPSGPVWTGWGAALIYALSGEIERALREIATAHRRSAHLPRPPWAALVTLTVAREAALTDHPDAARTLVEWATGSTDVLPLLVRHTELMTTSCIAAAEGDIVTAIDETEQALEIAVSSGAALLVAADGFQRAVLGGADSEVLRLLRETAETTDAPIATALSDRAHALALGELSLNDRDVIALLRAHQATPKRTSHAAGSSLFPVWTPLASDVAREPVTAALTPREREIAELVSDGLSNRAIAEQLFLSIRTVESHVYQARAKLGARSRTHLGTIMRP, via the coding sequence GTGCGGGCAGAGGGCGAACGAACGATCATCGGGGACGACCGGCAACCGGATCGTCTCCTCCGGCACCTGCACGAGGGACGGAGTCTCCTCGTCTTCGGCTCCCGGGGCAGCGGCAAGAGCTATCTGGCTCGCGCGCTCGCCACCCTCGCGGAGGATGCGGGGTGGGATCCGCTGGTGTTGCGAACGGGAGCGGTCTTGTGCACGGTGCCCTTCGGGGCGGCGGACGCCTGCGGGGATAAGCGCCTCGAGGCCCTCCGCGGGACAGGCGATGAGCCGGGCCAGCCGGTCCTGATCGTCGTCGACGACGCTCACCTGCTCGACGAGCAGACGGCGCAGATGCTGGTGCGTGCCGCCTATCGCGGGACGGCGAAGCTCGTTCTCACGGTGACCGTGCCGCGGGCGAGAGCCGCAGGACACATCGCCGCATGCGACCAGCGGATGGCCCTCTTCGAGGACATGTGGAACAACGACCTGGCTGAGCGTGTCGATCTTCATGAGCTGACCGACGCGGACGCCCGCGAGATGGTGCGCGCCCACCCGACTGCAGGGGAGCTCGACGCCGCTGCGCTCGCGCGGTGCGTCGCCCTTGCGGACGGATCCCGTGCTCTCCTCCGCGAGATGCTCGATCGGGCCGTGGACGTCCTTCGCAACGACGCGGACCCCCTCGACGGGCTGCGCGACATCCCCGCGCATGGCCGACTCGGCGATACCATCCGCATGCATGTCACCGACCTCGCCCCCGTGCATCGGATCTGCTTGGCGGTGCTCGGGCACCTTCCGGGCCTGTCCGCCACGGACGCCGCCCGATTCCTGCCGCCCACGGCCGTGCAGGAGCTCGTGGCGGCAGGACTGATCCACGACGACGGGAGGCTCTCGCACGGCCTCACGGCCAACACCGTGCTGGCGCGTGAGGCCGGGCGACAGGTCGATCCCGACTCCGTCGACGCCATCCTCCGTGCGGTGTCCGATCACCTGCTCGCACCCGAGGGGGATTGGTGGAGCAGACCCGCCGCCGCTCACGTCGCCGCTCGATGGCTCCATTCCGGGGGGACTCCCCCGCACACGGTCCCCGACGAGCGTCGCGATCGTGTTGTGCTGGATGCCGCACGCGCCGCGAACGACGCCGGCGATCCCGTCCTGGCGAAGGCCTACCTCGCGATGGCCTCGGACACATCGACGGAGGAGGTCATCCTGGAGAATCGCCACGCGGAGGCGATGCTCGAGCGCAGGCCCATCGACTTCTCCCCCGGCGCTCACGGAATCGCTTCGGCCGACGTCATCCTGCGATTCCTCACCTTGCAGCCGCAGGCGGCGATCGACGCCTGTCCTCGTCCCGATGAATCGGAGACCGCGGTCTCTGCGCGCGCGACGCTCGATGTGACGGCCGCGCAGCGCGCCCTGATGTCGATGCAGTGGCACCGAGCCGAGGCACGGGCCGCCCGAGCCGCACGCGCGTCACCGAACGCGCGGGTGCGACTGGGCTCCGCCCTGACACATGCGATGAGCCTGTCCATGCGCGGATGCGGCAGGGAGGCCGCCCTGGTGTTGACAGACCTCGTCGACGCACACGGGTGGTCAACGATGGCATCCACCGTCGAGACGAGCGATCGTCTCGTCGCCCTGTGCGCGGAGGTCATGTCACGCGCCGTCGCGGGAGAGAGCATCGAGCCGGTCCGCGGCCGTTTCGAGAAGGAAGCGATCCGGGCATCGCGGGAAAACGCTCCGAGCGGTCCGGTGTGGACCGGTTGGGGCGCTGCTCTCATCTACGCCCTGTCGGGAGAAATCGAGCGCGCCCTTCGCGAGATCGCGACCGCCCATCGCCGCTCCGCGCACCTGCCTCGACCGCCGTGGGCCGCGCTCGTGACCCTCACCGTCGCCCGGGAGGCAGCGCTCACCGACCACCCCGACGCAGCTCGCACGCTTGTCGAGTGGGCGACCGGCTCGACAGACGTCTTGCCACTGCTTGTGCGTCACACCGAGCTGATGACGACATCGTGCATCGCGGCTGCCGAAGGCGACATCGTCACGGCGATCGACGAGACCGAGCAAGCCCTCGAGATCGCGGTGAGTTCCGGCGCGGCGCTGCTGGTCGCGGCGGACGGCTTTCAGCGCGCGGTGTTGGGTGGTGCGGACAGTGAGGTTCTGCGACTCCTGCGGGAGACCGCCGAGACGACCGACGCACCGATCGCGACCGCCCTGAGCGATCGAGCCCACGCGCTCGCCCTAGGTGAGCTCTCCTTGAACGACCGCGATGTGATCGCCCTGCTGCGTGCACACCAGGCGACTCCGAAGCGGACGAGTCATGCCGCCGGCTCGTCTCTGTTCCCGGTCTGGACGCCTCTGGCGTCGGACGTTGCACGCGAACCGGTCACGGCGGCGTTGACGCCGCGCGAGCGCGAGATTGCGGAACTCGTCTCCGACGGGCTCAGCAACCGAGCGATAGCCGAACAGCTCTTTCTCTCCATCCGCACCGTGGAGTCGCATGTCTATCAGGCGCGCGCCAAGCTCGGTGCGCGTTCCCGTACCCACCTGGGCACCATCATGCGGCCATGA
- the miaA gene encoding tRNA (adenosine(37)-N6)-dimethylallyltransferase MiaA yields MSAARLWVIAGATGTGKTSLSLDLAEELIGRGRPAEIVNADAMQLYRGMDIGTAKLPESARRGIPHHLFDVLDVTEEAAVAWYQPTARETISDIFARGADAVLVGGSGLYVSSVVFDFRFPPHDDAVRAELEADLDRYGAGILFARLRELDPATAARIDPRNGRRVVRALEIVMQGESTHGAALPETPSLWHPETTLLGVHVDRAELVERLDRRVEAMWAEGLVAEAERLRARGLDDGVTARRAIGYAQALAQLDGRVGESDAIAQTQALTRRYARRQVSWFRRYDALTWIEPAPDAARDAVARVRGAAPVD; encoded by the coding sequence GTGAGCGCCGCGCGGCTGTGGGTGATCGCCGGCGCGACGGGCACCGGCAAGACGTCGCTCTCGCTCGATCTCGCCGAGGAGCTGATCGGACGGGGCCGCCCGGCGGAGATCGTCAACGCCGACGCCATGCAGCTCTACCGCGGCATGGACATCGGGACGGCGAAGCTTCCCGAGTCGGCGCGTCGCGGCATCCCGCACCATCTCTTCGACGTGCTGGATGTCACCGAGGAGGCTGCGGTCGCCTGGTATCAGCCGACCGCGCGTGAGACCATCTCCGACATCTTCGCGCGTGGTGCGGATGCGGTGCTGGTCGGCGGATCGGGACTGTACGTCTCGAGCGTCGTCTTCGACTTCCGTTTTCCGCCCCACGACGACGCCGTGCGTGCGGAGTTGGAGGCCGACCTCGACCGGTATGGAGCCGGCATCCTCTTCGCGCGGCTGCGTGAGCTCGACCCCGCCACCGCGGCGCGCATCGATCCCCGTAACGGTCGTCGGGTCGTCCGGGCGCTGGAGATCGTCATGCAGGGCGAGAGCACCCACGGTGCCGCGCTGCCGGAGACGCCGTCCCTGTGGCATCCGGAGACGACGCTCCTCGGCGTGCACGTCGACCGTGCCGAACTCGTCGAACGGCTCGATCGCCGCGTCGAGGCGATGTGGGCGGAGGGGCTGGTGGCGGAGGCGGAGCGGCTGCGGGCGCGTGGCCTCGACGACGGGGTGACGGCACGTCGCGCGATCGGCTACGCCCAGGCGCTCGCGCAGCTGGACGGCCGCGTCGGCGAGAGCGACGCGATCGCGCAGACCCAGGCCCTCACGCGGCGCTACGCCCGTCGCCAGGTCTCGTGGTTCCGGCGCTATGACGCGCTGACGTGGATAGAGCCGGCGCCCGATGCCGCCCGCGACGCCGTCGCGCGCGTGCGGGGCGCAGCGCCCGTAGACTGA
- a CDS encoding regulatory protein RecX translates to MVRFADDGGEEADGHLAPVTPLFGSHESGADPTRKVGSAAAGGHPPDRAGGWDRTWTSDPGLSRDADETEAVGHAAGVTDDARDAAEKQLLRKLRSKPLSIAEARAFLSTHELDDGLAASIIDDACRRGYLDDSSLAEHLIHIAVDRKGQGRTAIAMALQKRRIPRDIVDAALAGLPDDDADRALEFARTKVRQLDRVEQDVALRRLVGQLSRRGYGGAVAMEAARRALDEHRGARGVRFS, encoded by the coding sequence ATGGTCCGGTTCGCCGATGACGGGGGCGAGGAGGCCGATGGACACCTCGCTCCCGTTACACCCCTCTTCGGGTCGCATGAGAGTGGCGCTGACCCGACGCGCAAGGTCGGGTCGGCGGCCGCGGGTGGGCATCCGCCCGACAGGGCCGGTGGATGGGATCGCACCTGGACGTCGGATCCGGGTCTTTCTCGAGATGCCGACGAAACCGAGGCCGTCGGTCACGCTGCCGGCGTCACCGACGATGCCCGCGACGCCGCCGAGAAGCAGCTTCTCCGCAAGCTTCGGAGCAAGCCCTTGTCGATCGCGGAGGCTCGCGCGTTTCTCTCGACGCACGAACTCGATGACGGTCTCGCGGCGTCGATCATCGACGATGCCTGTCGCCGTGGCTACCTCGACGATTCGTCGCTCGCCGAGCATCTGATCCATATCGCCGTCGATCGCAAGGGTCAGGGGCGTACCGCGATCGCGATGGCGTTGCAGAAGCGTCGCATCCCCCGTGACATCGTCGACGCGGCGCTCGCGGGTTTGCCTGACGACGACGCCGATCGCGCGCTCGAGTTCGCGCGCACCAAGGTTCGGCAGCTTGACCGCGTCGAGCAAGACGTCGCTCTGCGGCGCCTCGTCGGGCAGCTCTCGCGCCGGGGATACGGCGGTGCGGTCGCGATGGAGGCCGCGCGGCGTGCGCTCGACGAGCACCGTGGCGCACGAGGCGTCAGGTTCTCCTGA